GAGCCTTGTACATAACGAGGTCGTACCGTTCCTGGACGAGCGGGATGAAGTCTACGCCTACCATTGCCGCAGCTTTTTCAATACCGACACCGACATCCGCAAATCCGGATGCCACTTTGCTGGCGACGGAGATATGGTTCAGTTCCTCTATATGATAACCTTCGACGTATCGGGGAAGTATGCCTTCCAACCGCAACTTTTCATCTAACAACACTCTCGCGCCTGACCCTATTTCCCGATTGACCATTTTGATGGAGGGATTGCTGAAATCCGCCCACGTCCGTATATTTTTCGGATTGTTCTTTTGTACGAATAGGCCAGCCGACCTCGATAGCAAATTGATGACTACGAATTCATGACCGGTAAGAATCCTTTTAATATAGGGGATATTGTACATTCCCGTATCCCCATCGAATAGATGGGTACTGACAATGTCTGCTTCCCCTTCATACATTGCAATCAAGCTGTTCAAACTGCCTGTGTACGAACGTAGTGGACGGTAACTAGCACCGCTTCTTCCAATTGCATTTGCAAGCAGGTCCAGGCTGATGTCCTGTCCACTTATGATCAGTTTCCTTTGTGATGCTGGCTGATACGGTTGAGGTGGTGGAGTTGGTTCAGTCCTTTGAATCGGTAGTTCAGGTGTTGTCTCTGAAGCCGTTTTTTCCTGTTTGACAAGATTCCCGCCACTTTTC
The sequence above is drawn from the Sporosarcina luteola genome and encodes:
- a CDS encoding substrate-binding domain-containing protein, whose product is MTGNKESSYTTEEIADLLKVSKLTVYDLIKKGDIRAYRVGRQMRVDSEDLEAYKDKSKSGGNLVKQEKTASETTPELPIQRTEPTPPPQPYQPASQRKLIISGQDISLDLLANAIGRSGASYRPLRSYTGSLNSLIAMYEGEADIVSTHLFDGDTGMYNIPYIKRILTGHEFVVINLLSRSAGLFVQKNNPKNIRTWADFSNPSIKMVNREIGSGARVLLDEKLRLEGILPRYVEGYHIEELNHISVASKVASGFADVGVGIEKAAAMVGVDFIPLVQERYDLVMYKAPENEFLRDSILSILRSPAFQNEIGALGGYDLSLTGTIMYETD